CGTCATCAGCACCGTCGACGGATAGCGGGCAGTCCCGCCGGGCACATAAACGCCGACACGCTCCAACGGGCGTACCAGTTGCCTCAATCCGTTTTGCGAAAACCCGTCACCGAGAGCCTTTTTCTGGGCGGTGTGGAAGGAGCATATTCTTTCCGATGCCAGCTTGAGAGCGGACACCAGACCGGCATCAACATGCTTGTGAGCATTGCTTACCGCCTCTTTTGAGACCTCCAGAGAGGTCAAACTGACCCCGTCAAACTTCAGGGTGTAGTCAAAGAGGGCGGCATCACCCTGGCGGCGCACGTCATCGATGATTTGTCTGACCGACTGCTCACGGGCGAGTGCATCCGGCGTTTCTTTCGCCGCCCGCCGGGACAGGGCTTCTCTGACCGACTGAAAACCTTCAATAATCTTCACTTCTTTAATCTTCTACGGCTTTACGCAAGATCTCGGTAATCGACTTTATCCTCTGCCTCTTCGCCGGACTGCTGACGCTGTCCCGGTTCCCGATGAGGCGGGCCGTCGACTCAAACATAGTGTCAATGATTTTGAGGTTGTGCCGGGCGATAGTACCCCCGGTCTCCGTATTTTCGATGAGCAGGTCGGCATCCTCCGGCAGAAAGGCCTCGGTAGCTCCCCAGGTAGGCACCACCCGGTACCTGCCGAGGTGATTGTCACGGGCGCATTTATCGGCGATATTAATGTACTCCGAGGCTACCCGGATGGGCATTCCCCGCCCGGCGAAGACCGACTTTAATTCGGCAACCTCAGTGACCGGCAGGTCATTACAGACCACAGCCACGATTTTTACCCAGCCGAATTTAAGGTCGAGAAGCTCGGTCACCGGGCTGGACGGGAACTGGTAAAGATGCTCTGTCAGCCAGTCTTTGCCGGTAATAGCCAGATCGAAGTTGCCGTTAGCCACCTGCAGGGGCATATCCTGGGGCCTGATGACCTTAGCTGTGACCCCTTCCATGGCGGGAGAGGGACGGCGGTTGCCCGTTGCCGACGGATAATCATCAATTTTCATGCCCGCTTTATTCAAAAGCTTAACCGTGGGTGACTGCTGGTGTCCGTCCGGCAAAGCCAGCCGGACGGCATCATCAGTCACCTCCTGAGGAGCAGGATATGCTCCGGGTGTTCTCTCCCTTCCGGCAGCCACCGGCATAGAGCGCTTCTCCACGCCGGGTAGCCCGCCATCGAGAGAAGCCAGTACCCGGCTGAGGTCTTTGGTCTCCCAGCTATCCTTATTGGCGATAATAACGGCGCTGAAAGCGAGGACATCGCTCACCGGCACCAGTCCATGATTAAAAGACTCTTCATTTACCCCCCCGGAAATCAGCGCCAAGTCAGCGCTATCCGGCGGATAAGCCTCGGCGGCCCCCCACAGGGGGAAAACACTGAACCGCCGCAGCCGGCGCTCCAGGGCGAAAGATTCGGCCAGATTAGGGTATTCGCTGGCCAGCCGTATCAGTTCCTCCCGCCCCTGTATTTCCTCCGGGTCTGATACCACTCCACCCCTCGCGGCAACCACGTACAGGGCGCCCTCACCGTAACCCAGCTTCCTGATCTTGACCAGAGCCGAACTCGGGTATTTAACCAGAAGCTCTTCCACCCAGTCCAGTCCGCATATTCCCAGGTCATAATTACCCACGGCAACCTGGACTGGGATATCCTTCTCGTGGAATACCTTGGCGAAAAGGTCAGGGAAGCGGAGGGACGTCAGGCGATAGGAACGCATTCCCTCCTGATATGAGCTCAGCCCCCAGTCCGCCCTCTCCAGTAAGGCCGCCGTCCCGGGCAGGAGACGGCCTTTAGGTAACGCTATTTTCATTTGTTTGTTCACCTTGCACCTTAATGATATAACCCTATCCCATGTATTAAAGCCGCTGAAAGTGTCATTGCGAAACCATCCCGACTTGTCGGGAGGCGAAGCAATCCGGGTGGAGTTGAAATCCTTCCCACGAGTAAGAAGATTATACATCCTTTATTATCTTTATTATCATTTCTGGCGAAGGCCAGAATCCAGACCTTACCTCCCCACTTCTGGATTCCAGCTTTCGCTGGAATGGCATCTTCAAATTTCCATCAACCCGGCTTCTCTCCCAGAACCGCCAGCACTTCATCCGCACTGTTAAGCTCAAACTTCTTCTGGCTGAGCTGTTCCATCAGTACCAGTGGTGGAACAGCACCCTTAATATCCAGCACCCAGCGCCGGTTAGCCGGAGGTTGACCACCCAGGTACACCTCGGCGGTATAACCGGCTTCGCGGATAGAATCAGCCAGCCGAAAACCGTCTTTTAACAGGTCGCTTCCGGACTCGACCTTGATCAGCACCCCTTGAAGATGGCTACCCGCTGGAGGTTCCGGCTCGATCAGGTTCATCAGACGGTCAAGATAGAGAGCGAAGCCTGAAGCCGGGACATCTCGCCCGCCCATCAGCGGAATCAGGGCATCATACCTGCCGCCGCCGCCAACATGCTCGTCACCGGCAAAAAGCTGGAACATCATGCCGGTATAGTACTCAAAGCCCCGTCCCGAAGTGATATCAATTTGATAGCTGAAGCCCAGCGATTCGATAAGATTAACGGTTTCGATAAAATTATCCAGAGAGGCTTCGAGCTCAGGTAAATCATGATTAAAAAGCGCCCTCAGGTTTTTCAGGAAACCGGATGACCTTCCTTTCATATCCAGTAAAGGGGCCAAAGCCCGGCCCGGCTCAGGGTTTTCCGGTTTTGCCTCAACCAGCGCGGATAAATCCCCGTCCAGAATCCGGTCAAACACCCTGTCTTGCTCACCGTGACTCAGCCCGAATTTAGACAGCAATGCCTTTATCAGCCCGGCATGCGACAGCCTCAGCTCGATGTCTTTAAGCCCGGCTTTGCGCAAGACTTCCAGGGCCAGCGTCACCAGCTCTACATCCGCCACCGTGGAACCGGCCCCGATAAGCTCCGTCCCGCACTGCCATTTCTCCCTGGTCTCTTTTCCTGTCTCCTCAAAACTGAAGACATTGGTCACATAAAAGAGCTTGGCCACATCTCTATCAGCCATGGTATCAATGTAAAACCGGGCGATCGGTATCGTCCCGTCAGGCCTCAGTACCACTCTTTCCCCGCTCCAGCCGTCCCAGTCAAGGAAGGAATATACCCGGCGCAGCCGGCCGGGGGTGAGTGTCCCGATTGAGGTGAACAGGTGCAGATACTCAAGGGTAGGAGTCCTGACCTCTTCATACCCACGCCCCTGACAGCAGTCCCTGAATAATCCCTCAAGCAACCGGAACCTTCTCATTTCATCAGGAGACAGGTCACAAGTTCCTTTACACCTTTGCTCTGGCATAAATACATCACGTCCTTTACAAATTGGGTAGCGGGTAAAGTTTACACTAACTTCAGCCGGCTGTTCAACATTTCCCCGGTAACATTGCAATAAGCGGACAGTAACTATACAATATGTTTACTACTCTTCCTGTTTGAAGGCCGACCATGTTAAGAATTATACGTATTCTGATGTTATTGAGTCTGTTAACCGTGGCTCTTGTCGCCGTTGAAGCTCAGGCGGCTACTCCTGCGATTGATGTGCTCACCGTTAAGGGAGCCATTAACCCCGTGGTGGCTGATTACATTAAACGGGGTATTGCCCATGCTGAAGAAACCAACGCTACCGCCGTTATCATCCAGTTGGACACCCCCGGCGGACTGGACACTTCCATGCGTGATATTGTCCAGGACATCGTCAGTGCCCGGGTCCCGGTGGTGGTCTATGTCGCTCCCTCCGGAGCCAGAGCCGCCTCGGCCGGGGTATTCATTACCGTCGCCGCTCATGTAGCGGCCATGGCTCCAAATACCGCTATCGGCGCCGCGCATCCGGTATCGATAGGCGCTGAGGGTGAATCGGCAATGTCCGAAGTCATGGAAGGGAAGGTGGTCAATGACGCCGCCGCTTATATCAGGAGCATCGCTGAAGCTCACGGACGCAACATGGAATGGGCTGAACAAGCGGTGCGGGAAAGCGTTTCCGCCACCGAGCAGGAAGCCCTGGAACTAAACGTCATTGATATGGTCGCCCCTGACCTGCCCAGCCTCATCTCCCGGCTTGACGGACATCAGGTGACCATGCTCGGCGGCACTACCGTCACCCTCGAAACTCAAACTGCGGTTATCAACCATCTCAGTATGAACACCATCGAAGACTTTCTCTATGTCATCAGTGACCCCAATATCGCTTACCTGCTGTTGAGCCTGGCGATGCTCGGCCTCTTCGTGGAAATCTCCAACCCGGGGCTTATCTTTCCCGGTATCATCGGCGCCATCGCCCTGTTACTGGCTTTCTTCTCACTGGGGATGCTGCCGGTAAACTATGCCGGAGTCCTGCTCATCGTCCTCGCCTTTGCCCTCTTCATCGCCGAGGTGTTTACCTCCAGTTTTGGCCTGTTCACCGGAGGGGGCCTGGTTGCCCTGGTGCTGGGCTCTTTGATTCTCTTCAAAGGAGGCCCTTTATTCCGGGTAAACCCCTGGCTGATTGCCAGCA
This genomic window from Dehalococcoidales bacterium contains:
- a CDS encoding ATP phosphoribosyltransferase regulatory subunit, coding for MPEQRCKGTCDLSPDEMRRFRLLEGLFRDCCQGRGYEEVRTPTLEYLHLFTSIGTLTPGRLRRVYSFLDWDGWSGERVVLRPDGTIPIARFYIDTMADRDVAKLFYVTNVFSFEETGKETREKWQCGTELIGAGSTVADVELVTLALEVLRKAGLKDIELRLSHAGLIKALLSKFGLSHGEQDRVFDRILDGDLSALVEAKPENPEPGRALAPLLDMKGRSSGFLKNLRALFNHDLPELEASLDNFIETVNLIESLGFSYQIDITSGRGFEYYTGMMFQLFAGDEHVGGGGRYDALIPLMGGRDVPASGFALYLDRLMNLIEPEPPAGSHLQGVLIKVESGSDLLKDGFRLADSIREAGYTAEVYLGGQPPANRRWVLDIKGAVPPLVLMEQLSQKKFELNSADEVLAVLGEKPG
- a CDS encoding histidinol dehydrogenase; this encodes MKIIEGFQSVREALSRRAAKETPDALAREQSVRQIIDDVRRQGDAALFDYTLKFDGVSLTSLEVSKEAVSNAHKHVDAGLVSALKLASERICSFHTAQKKALGDGFSQNGLRQLVRPLERVGVYVPGGTARYPSTVLMT
- a CDS encoding nodulation protein NfeD, with amino-acid sequence MLRIIRILMLLSLLTVALVAVEAQAATPAIDVLTVKGAINPVVADYIKRGIAHAEETNATAVIIQLDTPGGLDTSMRDIVQDIVSARVPVVVYVAPSGARAASAGVFITVAAHVAAMAPNTAIGAAHPVSIGAEGESAMSEVMEGKVVNDAAAYIRSIAEAHGRNMEWAEQAVRESVSATEQEALELNVIDMVAPDLPSLISRLDGHQVTMLGGTTVTLETQTAVINHLSMNTIEDFLYVISDPNIAYLLLSLAMLGLFVEISNPGLIFPGIIGAIALLLAFFSLGMLPVNYAGVLLIVLAFALFIAEVFTSSFGLFTGGGLVALVLGSLILFKGGPLFRVNPWLIASIAAFLTALFTLIVSQVIGAHRRQAFTGKEELTGKTATVLVPLAPEGIVRYRGERWTAISEAGRVEPGEDVVIDRVDSLKLYVTRKKQEESR
- the hisG gene encoding ATP phosphoribosyltransferase, which gives rise to MKIALPKGRLLPGTAALLERADWGLSSYQEGMRSYRLTSLRFPDLFAKVFHEKDIPVQVAVGNYDLGICGLDWVEELLVKYPSSALVKIRKLGYGEGALYVVAARGGVVSDPEEIQGREELIRLASEYPNLAESFALERRLRRFSVFPLWGAAEAYPPDSADLALISGGVNEESFNHGLVPVSDVLAFSAVIIANKDSWETKDLSRVLASLDGGLPGVEKRSMPVAAGRERTPGAYPAPQEVTDDAVRLALPDGHQQSPTVKLLNKAGMKIDDYPSATGNRRPSPAMEGVTAKVIRPQDMPLQVANGNFDLAITGKDWLTEHLYQFPSSPVTELLDLKFGWVKIVAVVCNDLPVTEVAELKSVFAGRGMPIRVASEYINIADKCARDNHLGRYRVVPTWGATEAFLPEDADLLIENTETGGTIARHNLKIIDTMFESTARLIGNRDSVSSPAKRQRIKSITEILRKAVED